Proteins co-encoded in one Desulfitobacterium hafniense DCB-2 genomic window:
- a CDS encoding FadR/GntR family transcriptional regulator, translating to MFEPVKTHGNLSEEIVKQVVQSISNGELKPGDKLPAEREMCNVFSVSRTVVRDALKTLAGLGMVTIRHGLGAYVNEVDEQVEDVSRLAALLQITQGTFDEIFQVREILEGYAALWCAQNADDKDIEELGKIVKRGKELGSASDGKLALLDAEFHLKIAEASGNKVLKRLMINILDLTGEIRDSSFKIPGRQYLSVLEHEAIYEAIKQRDPELAFQKMIKHIEAVEDDLHSNAHVRENAWDE from the coding sequence GTGTTTGAACCAGTTAAAACTCATGGTAATTTATCTGAGGAAATTGTGAAACAAGTTGTCCAGAGTATCAGTAACGGTGAACTTAAGCCAGGGGATAAGCTGCCTGCTGAACGGGAAATGTGCAATGTGTTTTCAGTAAGCAGAACAGTGGTCCGTGATGCCTTGAAGACTTTGGCAGGGCTGGGCATGGTTACGATTCGCCATGGCCTGGGGGCTTATGTCAATGAGGTGGATGAACAAGTCGAGGATGTATCACGGTTAGCGGCACTGCTCCAGATAACCCAGGGTACTTTTGATGAAATATTTCAAGTTCGAGAAATATTAGAAGGGTATGCGGCATTATGGTGTGCTCAAAATGCCGATGATAAGGACATCGAAGAGCTTGGAAAAATCGTCAAGAGAGGTAAAGAGCTGGGCTCTGCCAGTGATGGTAAGCTTGCTTTACTTGATGCAGAATTCCATCTTAAGATTGCTGAGGCATCGGGCAATAAGGTCCTCAAGCGTCTGATGATTAACATTCTGGATTTAACCGGAGAAATCAGAGACAGCAGCTTTAAGATTCCCGGACGTCAGTATTTGTCCGTTTTAGAGCATGAAGCGATTTATGAGGCAATTAAACAGCGTGATCCGGAGTTGGCGTTTCAGAAAATGATCAAACATATTGAAGCTGTGGAAGATGATCTGCATTCGAACGCCCATGTGAGGGAGAATGCCTGGGATGAATAA
- a CDS encoding Ldh family oxidoreductase, producing MSQMFSDQAMNDFCQRLLEASGVPATDAGIVSSILVDTSLEGIDTHGISRLPVYLKCLLKGRINPKPKIQETIDAAVARVDGDNGLGQLVAYRAMNSAIDLAKIYGIGFATVKNSNHFGAASTYCKLAAAQQMIGQAYTNSPSGIPPWGGRAPYFGTNPISYGFPHAEYPVVVDMSSSTVARGNIILAAKNGEEIPEGWAMDKDGKATTNAKAALEGAVLPIGGAKGYTLALAAEVMAGIISGSAYGSHVGWIYDEGREPVNIGHSFLAINIAKLMPVEEFSQRMGDMIREVKAIPKAEGITEIRIPGERRQANAEQRKQDGIPVAEGLLQELNMLAEKLAIPILSFCPHG from the coding sequence ATGAGTCAGATGTTCTCTGATCAGGCAATGAATGATTTTTGCCAAAGGCTTTTAGAAGCAAGTGGTGTGCCGGCAACTGATGCCGGAATTGTTTCTTCCATATTGGTGGATACGAGTCTGGAGGGTATCGATACCCATGGGATTAGCCGCTTACCGGTTTATCTGAAGTGTCTGTTAAAGGGGCGCATCAACCCAAAGCCCAAGATCCAGGAAACCATTGATGCTGCCGTGGCCCGTGTGGACGGTGATAACGGACTCGGCCAATTAGTTGCTTATCGCGCTATGAATAGTGCTATCGACCTGGCAAAAATCTATGGTATTGGTTTTGCAACGGTGAAGAACAGCAATCATTTTGGAGCGGCTTCTACCTATTGCAAATTAGCTGCCGCGCAACAAATGATCGGGCAAGCCTATACCAACTCACCCAGCGGTATTCCGCCTTGGGGAGGGAGGGCTCCCTATTTTGGCACCAATCCAATCTCATATGGATTTCCTCATGCCGAGTATCCGGTTGTCGTCGATATGTCTTCATCTACGGTGGCTCGCGGCAATATTATTTTAGCGGCTAAAAACGGTGAGGAGATTCCGGAGGGCTGGGCGATGGACAAAGACGGGAAAGCGACGACAAATGCCAAGGCTGCACTGGAGGGTGCGGTTTTGCCCATCGGCGGAGCGAAAGGCTATACCTTGGCTTTGGCAGCCGAGGTGATGGCGGGCATCATCAGCGGTTCTGCTTACGGATCTCATGTGGGCTGGATTTATGATGAAGGCAGAGAACCGGTGAATATCGGTCATAGTTTTTTGGCCATAAATATTGCCAAACTGATGCCGGTTGAAGAATTCAGCCAAAGGATGGGTGATATGATCCGGGAAGTTAAGGCAATACCGAAGGCTGAAGGGATTACGGAGATTCGGATTCCGGGTGAAAGGCGGCAGGCCAACGCCGAGCAGCGCAAACAAGACGGAATACCGGTTGCCGAGGGGCTGTTGCAGGAGCTTAATATGCTGGCTGAAAAATTGGCAATCCCTATACTCTCATTTTGCCCTCATGGGTAG
- a CDS encoding SGNH/GDSL hydrolase family protein: MRTYRIEIRLIQLSVFLSVLVVIAGFLGLWDNKDQGQAAAPPGQEEPAPALENTKVVAIGDSFTFGYPGNTENSWPAVLGQTSQIEVVNKGLKSQTAQDLYSRFDADVLAEKPGRVIIFVGNGDAIKEVPLETFQQHIKAMVEKAESNHIIPILALPLPYTGVQNTIKEFREWESSYAKEKNILVLDFATVLMDADNVYLEGLLSKEANYPSKEGYKLMGEYASRVLD; encoded by the coding sequence ATGCGGACGTATCGGATTGAAATTCGTTTAATTCAACTTTCGGTGTTTTTAAGTGTGCTGGTAGTGATTGCCGGCTTTTTAGGATTATGGGACAATAAAGACCAGGGGCAAGCTGCCGCTCCTCCCGGGCAGGAAGAACCGGCACCCGCTTTGGAGAATACGAAAGTCGTGGCCATAGGAGATTCCTTTACCTTTGGTTATCCTGGCAATACGGAAAATTCCTGGCCGGCGGTTTTGGGGCAGACCTCCCAGATTGAAGTGGTGAACAAAGGGCTGAAAAGTCAGACTGCCCAGGACCTTTACTCCCGTTTTGATGCGGATGTGCTCGCTGAAAAGCCGGGCCGGGTGATTATTTTTGTGGGGAACGGCGATGCCATTAAAGAGGTACCCCTTGAGACCTTCCAACAGCATATAAAGGCTATGGTGGAAAAGGCTGAGAGCAATCACATTATTCCGATTCTCGCCTTGCCCTTACCTTATACAGGAGTTCAAAACACCATTAAGGAATTCAGAGAATGGGAATCAAGCTATGCTAAAGAAAAGAATATTCTCGTTTTAGATTTTGCGACCGTGCTCATGGATGCCGACAATGTATACTTGGAGGGGTTATTATCCAAGGAGGCCAATTACCCGTCCAAAGAAGGCTATAAGCTTATGGGGGAATATGCCTCACGAGTACTCGATTAG
- a CDS encoding tripartite tricarboxylate transporter permease codes for MWEYLLPSLINIFSPFNLFLLIAGIAGGIIIGALPGLTATMGVALMVPVTFAMNPISGLIMLGGIYQGAIYGGSNSAILINTPGTPSSVATTFDGWPMTQKGKAPEALNTALVGSAFGGIVGAIFLLLLAGPLARFSLMFGAAEFFWLCIFGLSTIAAMSQNNIAKGLVAAALGMLVATIGLDPVGGAPRFTFGNYSLVQGIEVIPAMIGLFSFSQVIRLVGSSNENIASYTQEKGVIFRVLRSVFLKCKANLLRSSLIGTMIGILPGAGGEIASIISYNEGKRWDKNRSQYGKGCMEGVVASETANNAVIGGSLIPMLTLGIPGSAVAAIIMGALLAHGIVPGFKIFETNGELAYTFINSLIIGNLFMVVIGAILIKGIAKVLNIPTPYIGVAIVALAAIGSYAIRNSMLDVVVMLVFGLIGYLSDRIGLDVGTMALGIILGPIVEDNFTKAIALGTADGSVLGGFFGSTISVILIILTLASVFSPYLIGKRLAKKGANQND; via the coding sequence GTGTGGGAATATTTGTTGCCAAGTCTTATTAATATTTTTTCTCCTTTTAATTTATTTCTTTTGATAGCAGGCATTGCCGGAGGTATTATTATCGGTGCACTTCCCGGCTTAACAGCAACTATGGGAGTAGCGCTGATGGTTCCTGTCACATTTGCAATGAATCCGATCAGTGGTCTTATTATGTTAGGTGGTATTTATCAAGGTGCAATCTATGGTGGTTCAAACTCAGCCATTTTGATTAATACTCCGGGAACTCCTTCTTCCGTTGCGACTACCTTTGACGGCTGGCCAATGACTCAAAAGGGTAAAGCTCCGGAGGCATTAAATACAGCTCTGGTTGGATCGGCTTTTGGGGGGATTGTCGGTGCTATATTCCTCTTGCTTCTCGCCGGACCGTTGGCTCGATTTTCGCTGATGTTCGGTGCCGCAGAATTCTTTTGGCTCTGTATATTTGGCTTGAGCACCATTGCTGCTATGTCCCAGAACAACATAGCCAAGGGGCTTGTGGCCGCCGCTTTGGGTATGTTAGTTGCAACAATAGGTTTGGATCCGGTTGGAGGAGCCCCACGATTCACTTTCGGAAATTATTCTCTTGTTCAGGGAATTGAAGTCATTCCGGCGATGATCGGTTTGTTTTCTTTTTCTCAGGTGATCAGACTGGTGGGCAGCAGTAATGAAAATATCGCTTCTTATACTCAAGAGAAAGGAGTCATATTTCGGGTCCTGCGCTCTGTATTTTTGAAGTGTAAGGCTAACCTTCTCCGGTCATCTTTGATCGGAACTATGATTGGTATCCTGCCTGGGGCTGGCGGAGAAATCGCTTCGATTATTTCCTATAATGAAGGGAAACGCTGGGATAAAAACCGCAGCCAGTACGGGAAAGGTTGTATGGAAGGCGTGGTAGCCAGTGAAACGGCCAATAATGCTGTGATTGGCGGTAGCTTAATTCCAATGCTGACACTGGGGATTCCTGGCAGTGCTGTAGCGGCGATCATCATGGGCGCCTTGTTAGCTCATGGCATAGTGCCTGGATTTAAGATATTTGAAACGAATGGCGAATTAGCTTATACCTTTATCAACTCTCTTATTATAGGAAACCTATTCATGGTAGTCATAGGTGCGATCCTTATTAAAGGAATTGCGAAGGTTCTTAATATCCCGACCCCTTATATCGGCGTTGCCATTGTTGCTTTAGCAGCGATAGGTTCTTACGCAATCAGGAATAGCATGCTTGATGTTGTCGTAATGCTGGTTTTTGGTCTAATAGGATATTTGAGCGATAGAATTGGCCTTGATGTTGGAACAATGGCTTTGGGTATTATTCTTGGCCCGATTGTTGAAGATAATTTTACTAAGGCTATTGCGCTGGGAACGGCAGATGGCTCTGTCCTCGGCGGCTTCTTTGGTAGCACTATCTCGGTTATTTTGATTATATTAACCCTGGCCTCAGTATTTTCACCCTATTTGATTGGTAAACGGCTGGCTAAAAAGGGGGCGAATCAAAATGACTAA
- a CDS encoding ZIP family metal transporter — translation MQDWLPILWVSTIAGLATTLGSLVVLMFGRPKEQVLAMLLAGAGGVMLAVVSLDLLPTAWQIGPLSQVILGFIIGLAFMKLADQKLNASPPSLPLPRRQRLKRIGLLVAAGIALHDLPEGMAIALGQEATEDLGVLIAMAITLHNLPEGMATTAPLKMAGIKSWKILLLNFGIAFFTPFGALIGLLAIDSVQNSLSFFLALAGGAMAFLVFAELWPLSRERHPRYALLGGVLGYLFFAGISFLH, via the coding sequence ATGCAGGATTGGCTCCCTATCCTCTGGGTCAGTACCATTGCCGGGCTTGCCACAACCCTGGGCAGCCTGGTGGTGTTAATGTTCGGCCGCCCTAAAGAGCAGGTATTGGCGATGTTGCTTGCCGGAGCCGGGGGTGTGATGCTTGCTGTCGTTTCCCTGGACCTGCTCCCTACAGCCTGGCAGATCGGCCCCCTAAGCCAGGTCATCCTTGGCTTTATCATCGGTTTAGCCTTTATGAAACTGGCTGATCAAAAGCTTAATGCCTCTCCCCCTTCCCTGCCCCTCCCGCGGCGCCAACGGCTGAAACGCATCGGACTCTTAGTGGCTGCGGGAATCGCGCTTCACGACCTCCCTGAGGGCATGGCCATCGCCCTTGGGCAAGAGGCCACAGAGGATTTGGGGGTTCTTATTGCTATGGCCATTACCTTACATAATCTGCCGGAGGGCATGGCTACCACAGCTCCCCTAAAAATGGCGGGCATAAAAAGCTGGAAAATACTTCTTTTGAATTTTGGGATTGCCTTTTTCACCCCTTTTGGAGCCCTGATCGGTTTATTGGCTATTGACAGTGTGCAAAATTCCCTCTCCTTTTTTCTTGCCCTGGCCGGGGGGGCTATGGCCTTCCTGGTTTTTGCGGAGCTCTGGCCCCTTTCCCGTGAACGCCATCCCCGCTACGCCCTCTTAGGAGGAGTCCTGGGATATCTCTTCTTTGCCGGAATAAGCTTTCTCCACTAG
- a CDS encoding tripartite tricarboxylate transporter TctB family protein: MTKSRTDILAGLACLVVALVFYIQGMDLSPKADLYPKILEIFVAVMGVFLITRGALTARTSSKVEEVDFDRIKGIVIVIASILYVAAIYYIGFYVSTLFFLVLCSWYLSQKGLNIRAFSISGGFGLFLTVLLYLLFTAILKVPTPEGILF, translated from the coding sequence ATGACTAAGAGTAGGACAGATATTCTAGCCGGCTTAGCATGCCTTGTTGTAGCACTGGTGTTTTATATTCAAGGCATGGATTTAAGTCCGAAAGCTGACCTTTACCCCAAAATACTGGAAATCTTTGTTGCCGTGATGGGGGTATTTTTAATTACTCGGGGGGCGCTAACTGCTAGAACCTCTTCAAAGGTTGAAGAAGTAGATTTTGATAGGATTAAGGGCATTGTTATCGTTATCGCTTCTATTCTGTATGTAGCAGCTATTTACTACATTGGGTTTTATGTATCAACGCTTTTCTTCCTTGTTCTTTGCTCGTGGTACTTAAGCCAAAAGGGTCTAAACATCAGAGCCTTCAGTATATCAGGCGGGTTTGGTTTATTCCTGACAGTATTATTGTATCTTTTATTTACAGCAATTCTTAAAGTTCCAACACCTGAAGGCATATTATTCTAG
- a CDS encoding tripartite tricarboxylate transporter substrate binding protein, with protein sequence MKKNKVLLTFVVTLIIVSLALTGCSKASSGDSAKYPSKPVNMIIAFSAGGSSDVQARIMQKYWNELVPEQPWVFKYTTGAGGAIGFAEMARSAPDGYTIGGVNVPHMVLQPLGQGAQFKIEDFEYIAQVVNDPQVIAVLKDSKFNSVQEVVDYAKANPGKLKVGIVGTFTGHHLMLLELQEKTGIEPAQIVYKGAADQNAALLGGELDIMIGNVNDVMRSLDMIKVLGIAAEEEHEFLPGVPTLKEQGIDIVSDIRRGFVVPKGTDPEALQFLRDVFKKINENPQYIADMKKAGQPMEYMPGEDFEKYVYGQNDKAENLLKKFGLIK encoded by the coding sequence ATGAAAAAGAACAAAGTTCTTTTAACATTTGTTGTCACACTAATAATCGTATCATTAGCGCTTACTGGGTGTAGCAAAGCGAGCTCTGGTGATTCTGCAAAGTATCCTAGCAAACCTGTTAATATGATAATAGCTTTTAGTGCTGGTGGTTCCAGTGATGTTCAAGCACGTATCATGCAAAAGTATTGGAATGAACTCGTTCCTGAGCAACCCTGGGTATTCAAATATACTACGGGTGCAGGCGGAGCTATTGGCTTTGCAGAAATGGCCAGATCGGCACCGGATGGATATACGATAGGCGGGGTTAATGTACCTCACATGGTTCTTCAGCCTCTGGGCCAGGGGGCTCAGTTCAAAATCGAGGACTTTGAATACATAGCTCAGGTAGTGAACGATCCTCAAGTCATTGCAGTTCTTAAAGATAGTAAATTTAACTCAGTTCAAGAAGTAGTGGACTATGCAAAGGCGAATCCAGGGAAACTGAAGGTGGGTATTGTGGGAACCTTCACAGGTCATCATCTAATGCTCCTGGAACTTCAGGAAAAGACGGGCATAGAACCTGCTCAAATTGTCTACAAGGGTGCTGCTGATCAGAATGCTGCTCTTTTAGGCGGCGAACTGGATATTATGATCGGTAATGTGAATGATGTAATGCGCAGCTTGGATATGATAAAAGTTTTGGGAATCGCAGCCGAGGAAGAGCACGAATTCCTGCCAGGTGTCCCGACACTGAAAGAGCAGGGAATTGATATTGTATCTGATATTCGCCGCGGTTTCGTTGTTCCTAAAGGGACAGATCCTGAAGCCCTTCAGTTTTTACGCGATGTCTTCAAGAAGATAAATGAGAACCCTCAATACATAGCGGATATGAAAAAGGCTGGGCAGCCAATGGAATACATGCCGGGTGAAGATTTTGAAAAGTATGTGTACGGCCAAAACGATAAAGCCGAGAATCTGCTTAAGAAGTTCGGGTTAATTAAGTAA